The nucleotide window GTCGTGTTCCTTCATAAAGTGGTGGAAAATTTGGGTAGAGGAGTATATATCGCTTTTATTGTACGTATACCACAATAAATTCTCTACTTCCAAAGTTGGCTTTGGTGCTGTGTGCTTAGCTGATCAACATTTTGCAACTCCAAATATTTTGTTCGGGTTCAAAGCCTACATGAACttctaaaatatgtatttattttttgtcttttttgtttttttatttcattttgttttatttccattttaattactatttatttgATTCTCATTTTCTGTTCTCATGTTCCTTTATATCGTGGTGCACGCAATTGGCAAGTTCCCTTATAGAGTGGTAAACATTGGCTTGCTTCCCCTTTTGAATGGTGTGTTCCTTCATactgttcgaaattttttcgattactcttcgaaattttttcgatgTTCCCTAATGTCAAATAACATTTTAGCACAGCTAACATTTGCTCCTTCTGATTATTATACATTCTTTGTCTTAACCCTGACGCCTACAACTCTACAACGCATAGTTCGCCGCCGAgcgacttttaaaaatttttaactcgTGATATCTTTTGAATGGAATGTCAGAATCtaataattcaaaaagttatataaaggTTTTGAAGCGAtcttaaataataaatcatTTATTTCGATAAGGATCAATACTAAGGTGTAAATAAAGAGCCTTTTCAAGTAGtggtattttaattaatttttttatataaaatcgcttatTGTGACAAAACTATAATAGTTAGAGGTATGATGTCGCGACGTTTTTTGTAGATAATGATAAGTTCTACAAAATTGTAGTATATCACTTTGTTATATCTTCAATCGTATTCGCAGCATTCGCGATTAAAGAaagttttttggtattttttttacattatcggAGTTTTGGTAAGGaaccctatttttttttttaactaaatatagCCTATGTCACTCAGGGATAGTATAGCTTTCCAACGgtgaaagaatttttcaaatcggttcagtagtttcgGAGCCTATtcgaaacaaacaaacaaaaaaacaaagatttcctctttataatattagtatagatatacTTTACCCCATTTTAATTGTGTTGTagtgttcttttgcatttgGGAAGCTTATTTCCACATTGTTGTGTTCCAACACAAGTTTGCATATATGCCTTATACTTCGGGATATGCTAGGTAGACTTATGGCAGATAAATGGCTATTTCCAATGCAGTATTGGTATGAGccatttgaataaaaaatataacactgAAACGAACTAGAAATAGTACACCaatgtttagtaaaaaattttaatttaaaagcatgAACACTCACCCGAATCTCAAAAGGAATAGCAGACTTTCGGAAACGTGAGGTTTCACATCCTGCATAATCCGGTTTTTTGGACTGAGCTCAGCAAGTAAAACACAGTGTTCCATCTGGCAGTTGAAAAGTTTTTAGTGATGTTTCAAAGCTTCATTTTTCTTCTgattttttaatacactttACGATCTGCCTCACGCATTTAATTTAACTCAAGATTTCACTGATCGTTCTAACACATTATTcaataaattgtgaaaaaaagcattttcaaCAGGGAGGTCTTGAAAATTTTCTATGTTCaaagagaatattttttttatttaagtagaGAGACATggtctttaaatatatattgctCTTATGTATGTCTCACTAAAAAAGAAGTGTTACTCTGATTGAATTTGTAAACAATCCAACATGTTCTGCACGAAATAATATGATTTATTTCGACATCTTCACTAGTCTTAACTCTCCCAAAATACTACTTTACTTAAAgctttatttcataaaagtttaAATCTGGCCTATTTTCACAATCATTTTGGAGGTGTTTTATGTTTTGTATCAAATTCAGCTTCAAAGCGACTGTTTCTTTATCGCGTTTTCATGTGTTGTTACAGTTATATAGCTCATCACACGAAAtctatatttcattatttatgatTACATTTAAATCGATCAGCTTGTAATGCAATGAATTAACTATGTCATTGCTAAGTAAGTAAAGTTCTCTCATTCTATTGTCTTCTCTCTGAACCACCCCATGATTCTGCTGAAGTTTATCAGTACAtgtagttttatttttgtaatctcTGAAACGTCGTTCGGAAACCCCCGACCGATAGTTGACGTTCTTTTTCTGTACAGACCAATGCAGTGTAAAGACACCACCACCTACTAAATGATCTTGGTTAAATAGATCCGTATAGATGACTACCGCTCCCCTTTCTCAGCCTTCTTTGGAAGGGAAGGCAATATTGGGGATCGAACTTAGTTTCAATTCGAAAGTCTGTGGTAGTGGGTATAAACGTGAACTTAATAAGTATGAATATCCCTTATTGCGACTAATTGGGAGGATTCTCCCAGTCGAAGAGCTGATTTCGCTGCCAGTTGCTTACAGAACAAGTCTGTTGGCaacaagtataaaaatatgtactgtgtttcctaataaaaaataaatatttttgttcttaCGCCCAACGGTTTACGTCACTTAATATtgtaagtaaagggtgattttttaagagcttgataactttaaaaaaaaaaaaaacgcataaaatttgcaaaatctcatcggttctttatttgaaacgttagattggttcatgacatttactttttgaagataatttcatttaaatgttgaccgcggctgcgtcttaggtggtccattcggaaagtccaattttgggcaactttttcgagcatttcggccggaatagcccgaatttcttcggaaatgttgtcttccaaagctggaatagttgctggcttatttctgtagactttagacttgacgtagccccacaaaaaatagtctaaaggcgttaaatcgcatgatcttggtggccaacttacgggtccatttcttgagatgaattgttgtccgaagttttccctcaaaatggccatagaatcgcgagctgtgtggcatgtagcgccatcttgttgaaaccacatgtcaaccaagttcagttcttccatttttggcaacaaaaagtttgttagcatcgaacgatagcgatcgccattcaccgtaacgttgcgtccaacagcatctttgaaaaaatacggtccaatgattccaccagcgtacaaaccacaccaaacagtgcatttttcgggatgcatgggcagttcttgaacggcttctggttgctcttcaccccaaatgcggcaattttgcttatttacgtagccattcaaccagaaatgagcctcatcgctgaacaaaatttgtcgataaaacacatttcgaaccgaacactgattttggtaataaaattcaatgatttgcaagcgttgctcgttagtaagtctattcatgatgaaatgtcaaagcatactgagcatctttctctttgacaccatgtctgaaatcccacgtgatctgtcaaatactaatgcatgaaaatcctaacctcaaaaaaatcacccgttataaggtTAGCCACTGTATTTGAGAATTTATCTCTAACCGAAACTGCCacattgtaatttttaaaactgttaAGACCCAGCGAAGCGAAGATAACACGCATCCTTGAGGTGTACCTCTTTGGACAGATCAGCTCATCGTTGAAGCTCCCAGCGTTGAAGTTATTGACAGCTAGTCTTTCTGGATTTGATTTGTTtcttacattgtgacaaaagaaACACATGGAGATTGTAATTCAATCCACTGCACTATGGGCCAGCGGACcgctttttttggcaaaaacccatttttttttgcatcgttcaaaaaaggaaattaatacatataattaatacCACTAtacttatcttaaaaaaaaaattatatggacAGATGGCAATCCTATTCATTTACCGTACGTTCAAAGATGACATTTCAATCATATGGTTTTTCGTGATTCGTATGAAGAATAATAACTCAAAACGCAAGTGTTTCTAATAGTGAAgggtgaaattttttttttctttctaaaaaaggaaaatagttatcaaggtattttatataaaatggaaTAGCTAGCATTTGTTTAATCATTGTTGTGAGCGAGTTTTAATTACGTGTAAGTATGTGGTTTTGTTGTGTAAATTTATCAATCGTGTTTGTGTTCTGTGAATGTGAGCGTTACTTCATTTTGGTCCCTTTTGTATAAACAATATATCAGGTTAATGGTGATAATGTGTACTTtcggcacaattccgatttccgcgatttgaaggtaccgttggaaagaggaagtccttctgattaaaaaacatacagggttatagggtccgcttagtttaggagatattcggccttaaagttcaaaaattcgcaaaattggaccatttcaaggagctatttcaccacattaaacacacttttttcacatttttcacttgaaattaattaaattgcactataatattttaaataaatctacattttaCACTTCTAGCAGGTTTTtcacctaaaaaatctttattttaaaaatcacattttacacttgtttgaacctcatttgtttaccaaaaattacgacgtaatggagcgctgccatgtgaagATAAGGCAATttgctgaaattcctctttttcgcgaaaattcctctattcatgcatatggatattttcttttttaaatttattaagcaaataagtaatattatatacatgtgttagtaatattttataataatattatatatacatatgtataaataatattatataataatattacgtaataaagtgtaaagtatacagtacagtaagaaaactcaaattttgtttcaatatgagtgcatgataaccgaaaaatataacctcttcatacccaaaactcatattttaaatattatatatatcgtcgcctaaaatacaaaccaatgtatcatcaaaaataaatggaaatcgctgacagatataataaccaaaatttaccattttataacgaaaacttaaattttgagtgcatgataacgataaaatataaccactttataacaaaaagtcaatatatttttttattttcaacgcagaaacgggtactacgcgaaagtacttcagtcaccccaggtattcgctcggccagggttatttttttaaagagcggccgaaggccgccaacacagaaaggagtaccatgcgaaagtacttcggtcaccccgggtattcgctgatgattttattgtagtataaaattgtaatatgtatttaaaaatgttatattacaatcatatatgtatataatataatattatcacacgattttacttatctgtgtttattaaatataaataacatattattcatatatgtatgtatatagaaaagtgttcacatattcaattttagctagAAAAATcctctttatagtttttttatagttaataaagaaaaaagaatcactcgaaaggacaaacaaagaaaacgctgtaaAACGCTAAAAAATctttcacttttggtttttaaggtgtggcaatgctggttcttcagcatatcgctgatttgcgcccacgccccgacggaagagaaggacgatgtgaccaaagatgctttttatgagtgcttggagcgcacttatgagagatgcccccgccacgatgtcaaaatcgtgcttggcgacttcaacgccagagtgggcaaagaaggtatctttggcactacggtcggtaaattcagcctccacgaggaaacatccccaaatgggttgaggctgatcgacttcgccggggcccgaaatatggttatctgtagtactagattccagcataagaagatacatcaagctacctggctgtctccggatcgaaaaaccaccaaccagatcgatcatgttgtgatagacggaagacacgtctccagtgttttagatgtgcgtgcgctccgaggtcctaacatcgactcggaccactatcttgttgtagccaagattcgcacccgcctctgtgcagcaaaaaacgcacgccaacaaaaaaaaggaaggttcgacgtcgagaagctgcaatcacaacagacagccgaacgattttctactcggcttgcactcctgctctctgagagcactcgtcaacaactcggtataagggaactgtgggacggcattccaaactccttacgtacagctgcaaccgaa belongs to Bactrocera dorsalis isolate Fly_Bdor chromosome 1, ASM2337382v1, whole genome shotgun sequence and includes:
- the LOC105224176 gene encoding putative nuclease HARBI1, whose amino-acid sequence is MEHCVLLAELSPKNRIMQDVKPHVSESLLFLLRFGSFQCYIFYSNGSYQYCIGNSHLSAISLPSISRSIRHICKLVLEHNNVEISFPNAKEHYNTIKMGFQNKFGIKGVVGAIDCTHVSIIGPSSSSNVIPHEYMNRKGYYSINVEAICDD